A stretch of DNA from Nonlabens ponticola:
TAGTTGATCTTTTTTGTAAAGTAGTGACTCATACATTGCTACAACCGCATGGTGATGAACTAATTGATGATGTAGATACGCCACAAAGCTAAAAAGTAATTCTTCCAGGTGGTACTCTTTTCCAGTGATGGACTGTAGTGATATCGCCCTGGGTAATGCCTCAAAGTCTAGCTGATTCACGTTGAGACCTATGCCGTGTATCGCATGTACCGTTCCATCGGCTGCATGAACGTTTTCTACTAGAATTCCTGCCAATTTATGATGGACTGACACTATGTCGTTAGGCCATTTAACGTGTGTCTGTATTTGGTGTTCCTGGCGCAGCCATCGTGCCAAACAAACCGATATAAATTTCACTTGCTCAAAACCCTGTTTGTCGACAGGCACATCGCGCAATAAAGTACTGAATGTTAAGTTTTTACCAGCCTGTGATTGCCACACAGCACCCATCTGGCCGCGACCGGCACGTTGATGGTGAGCGTATAATGTGGTGAGGTTGGGAATTACGCTTTCGCGAAAGCGTAACTTCAATTCATCATTTGTGGAGTCAGTGGCATGTATTTTGACAAAAGATGGTAACACAAATAGGCAAGTTTAAACGGCTTAACGTA
This window harbors:
- a CDS encoding biotin--[acetyl-CoA-carboxylase] ligase translates to MLPSFVKIHATDSTNDELKLRFRESVIPNLTTLYAHHQRAGRGQMGAVWQSQAGKNLTFSTLLRDVPVDKQGFEQVKFISVCLARWLRQEHQIQTHVKWPNDIVSVHHKLAGILVENVHAADGTVHAIHGIGLNVNQLDFEALPRAISLQSITGKEYHLEELLFSFVAYLHHQLVHHHAVVAMYESLLYKKDQLAQYKIEGRQIHGILRGVDDQGRMLLEVDGQVTAYETKQIKMIY